A window of the Cystobacter fuscus genome harbors these coding sequences:
- a CDS encoding DUF1552 domain-containing protein: protein MRRLGRRQFTAGIGATLLASPLVRLLNGEAQAAAPIAAKRLIVFFTPNGTVHKYWRPTGTETSFTFAAGSMLEPLNRLRSKLLVCDGLDFVGADNHDPGMAHMLTGSGTASSPTAGMSIDQYVASKLGQGSRFKSLEFGVQTSLWGASRSTRMSYSAPGVFVSPEDVPLNAYQRLFGSAGGTSTEAERLLRRRKSMLDVARTDLTALSSQVGAEEKIKLEQHIQALRQTEQALAAASTTACSPGQSPAVIDAKANANFPQVGKMQMDLLVNALACGMTRVASLQWSHTIAPQVFTWAGASEAHHELSHKVDSNTAGVASFVKCERWFAEQFAYLLDALQARPDLSSTTGGTMLDSTLVLWAKELGDSRLHTCRSVPFILAGGSGTPFRFGRYLRYTSTPHQKLLTSVCQGMGLTLDTFGDASRSTGPLSGLV from the coding sequence ATGAGGCGATTGGGGCGAAGACAATTCACCGCGGGAATTGGCGCCACCCTGCTGGCGTCACCCCTGGTGCGGCTGCTCAATGGCGAGGCACAGGCGGCGGCTCCCATCGCGGCCAAGAGGCTCATCGTCTTCTTCACGCCCAATGGCACGGTGCACAAGTATTGGCGGCCCACGGGCACGGAGACGAGCTTCACGTTCGCCGCGGGCAGCATGCTCGAGCCCCTCAACCGGCTGCGTAGCAAGCTGCTCGTCTGTGATGGGCTCGACTTCGTGGGGGCGGACAACCACGACCCGGGCATGGCGCACATGCTCACCGGAAGTGGGACAGCGAGCAGCCCCACCGCGGGCATGTCCATCGACCAATACGTCGCGAGCAAGCTGGGACAGGGCTCGCGCTTCAAATCACTGGAGTTCGGCGTCCAGACGAGCCTCTGGGGCGCCTCGCGCTCCACGCGTATGTCCTATTCCGCACCGGGAGTCTTCGTGTCCCCCGAGGACGTACCGCTCAATGCCTATCAACGCCTGTTCGGCTCGGCCGGGGGCACCTCGACCGAGGCCGAAAGACTGTTGCGCCGCCGCAAGAGCATGCTGGACGTGGCGCGCACCGATCTCACGGCCCTGTCCTCGCAGGTGGGCGCGGAGGAGAAGATCAAGCTCGAGCAGCACATCCAGGCCCTGCGCCAGACGGAACAGGCCCTGGCCGCGGCCAGCACCACCGCGTGCTCCCCCGGCCAGTCCCCCGCGGTCATCGACGCCAAGGCCAACGCCAACTTCCCCCAGGTGGGGAAGATGCAGATGGATCTGCTGGTGAACGCGCTCGCCTGCGGCATGACGCGCGTGGCGTCCCTGCAGTGGTCCCACACCATCGCCCCCCAGGTCTTCACCTGGGCGGGCGCCTCGGAAGCCCACCACGAGCTGTCGCACAAGGTGGACTCGAACACGGCGGGCGTCGCGAGCTTCGTCAAGTGCGAGCGCTGGTTCGCCGAGCAGTTCGCCTATCTGCTCGACGCGCTCCAGGCCCGTCCGGATCTCTCGAGCACCACGGGGGGCACGATGCTCGACTCCACCCTGGTGCTCTGGGCCAAGGAGCTCGGCGACAGCCGCCTGCACACGTGCCGCTCGGTGCCCTTCATCCTCGCCGGGGGCTCGGGGACGCCGTTCCGCTTCGGGCGCTACCTGCGCTACACCAGCACGCCGCACCAGAAGCTGCTCACCTCGGTCTGCCAGGGAATGGGCCTCACGCTCGACACCTTCGGCGACGCCTCGCGCTCCACCGGCCCGCTCTCCGGGCTCGTCTGA
- a CDS encoding MFS transporter → MHDAAPSSSSPRPEYSRAFRLRRAQNWLTLGTMYAAMYMGRYNFSFANATLSGQYGWSKTQVGAIISAATFIYGVSAIFNGPLADRIGGRKAMLVGAAGGTVFNLAFGLGAYLGFLGTGPLLLGYLATVWSLNMYFQSYSALALIKVNSGWFHIGERGVFSAIFGSMIQGGRALIYFIGPLLVATLPWPFVFFVPAAVMTLLGFLTFLWVRDSPDEAGLPPLDTADASSGYTGQVDFKYVARVVFTNPVTLTIAAAEFCTGFVRHGFEQWFPRYMLEAQKLPLNSPIFQKGATGVVLAGIAGAFAAGFMSDLLFKARRPPVAFIGYALQVVCMAIIWKAPSIELVIAAFVVNSFSISIVHSMLSGTSSMDFGGRKAAATAAGMFDGMQYVGGSVVGVGMGSLLDHFGWGAWGPSMIGFSLVGGLLMLTLWNARPKAHGGASTSSVAAEAPPPATDASQASSGR, encoded by the coding sequence ATGCATGACGCCGCCCCCTCGTCCTCGTCACCCCGGCCGGAGTACTCGCGGGCCTTCCGCCTGCGCCGTGCCCAGAACTGGCTCACCCTCGGCACCATGTACGCGGCCATGTACATGGGCCGCTACAACTTCTCCTTCGCCAACGCCACGTTGTCGGGGCAGTACGGGTGGAGCAAGACGCAGGTGGGCGCCATCATCAGCGCGGCCACCTTCATCTATGGCGTCTCCGCCATCTTCAACGGCCCCCTGGCGGACCGGATCGGCGGGCGCAAGGCCATGCTGGTGGGAGCCGCGGGCGGCACGGTGTTCAACCTGGCCTTCGGCCTGGGCGCCTACCTGGGCTTCCTCGGCACGGGACCGCTGCTGCTCGGCTACCTGGCCACGGTCTGGTCGCTGAACATGTACTTCCAGTCCTACTCGGCCCTGGCGCTCATCAAGGTGAACTCGGGCTGGTTCCACATCGGCGAGCGCGGCGTGTTCTCCGCCATCTTCGGCTCGATGATCCAGGGCGGCCGGGCGCTCATCTACTTCATCGGTCCGCTGCTGGTGGCCACGCTGCCCTGGCCCTTCGTGTTCTTCGTGCCCGCGGCGGTGATGACGCTGCTCGGGTTCTTGACTTTCCTGTGGGTGCGCGACTCGCCGGACGAGGCGGGGCTGCCGCCGCTGGACACGGCGGATGCCTCCAGCGGGTACACCGGCCAGGTGGACTTCAAGTACGTGGCGCGCGTGGTGTTCACCAACCCCGTCACCCTCACCATCGCGGCGGCCGAGTTCTGCACCGGCTTCGTGCGTCACGGCTTCGAGCAGTGGTTTCCGCGCTACATGCTGGAGGCGCAGAAGCTGCCGCTCAACAGCCCCATCTTCCAGAAGGGCGCCACGGGCGTGGTGCTCGCCGGTATCGCGGGCGCGTTCGCCGCGGGCTTCATGTCCGACCTGCTCTTCAAGGCGCGCCGGCCTCCCGTGGCCTTCATCGGCTACGCGTTGCAGGTGGTGTGCATGGCCATCATCTGGAAGGCCCCCAGCATCGAGCTGGTGATCGCCGCCTTCGTGGTGAACTCCTTCTCCATCAGCATCGTGCACTCCATGCTCTCGGGCACCTCCTCCATGGACTTCGGGGGACGCAAGGCCGCGGCCACCGCGGCCGGCATGTTCGACGGCATGCAGTACGTGGGCGGCTCGGTGGTGGGCGTGGGCATGGGCTCGCTGTTGGATCACTTCGGCTGGGGCGCCTGGGGCCCGAGCATGATCGGCTTCTCCCTGGTGGGGGGCCTGCTCATGCTCACCCTCTGGAATGCCCGCCCCAAGGCGCATGGCGGCGCCAGCACGTCCTCGGTGGCTGCGGAGGCCCCTCCTCCCGCGACCGACGCCTCCCAGGCCAGCTCCGGCCGTTGA
- a CDS encoding SDR family oxidoreductase, producing the protein MKISRRGLLKGAAALGSLWAVGCATPGTVARTSKGGKRILILGGTAFLGPQLVEAARARGHTVTLFNRGKTRPHLFPDVEKLQGDRDPTKGEGLKALEGRTWDAVIDTSGYVPRLVRASAQLLAPHVGQYLFISSISVYKDLSRPGLDETAPVATTSDPSNETIGEENYGALKALCEQEAEAAFPGRTTNIRPGLIVGPEDPTQRFTYWPERVARGGEVLAPGDGSDRVQFIDVRDLAEWTLLALENRDFGVFNATGPARPLTVREMLEACKQASQSDATFTWADAAFLEQQKVSGWSDLPVWVPSTGDMGGVGQVSTARAQARGLKFRPVVDTARDTLAWFRGLTPEQQEKLRKRGGLSPEREREVLAAWHQRQERPAQAG; encoded by the coding sequence ATGAAGATATCTCGCAGAGGGCTGTTGAAAGGAGCCGCCGCGCTCGGCTCGCTCTGGGCCGTGGGCTGTGCCACCCCGGGCACCGTCGCCCGGACGTCCAAGGGAGGCAAGCGCATCCTCATCCTCGGAGGCACGGCCTTCCTGGGGCCCCAGCTCGTGGAGGCGGCACGCGCGCGCGGCCACACCGTCACCCTCTTCAACCGTGGCAAGACACGGCCCCATCTCTTCCCCGACGTGGAAAAGCTCCAGGGGGATCGCGACCCCACCAAGGGCGAGGGCCTGAAGGCACTCGAGGGCCGCACGTGGGATGCCGTCATCGACACCTCCGGCTACGTGCCCCGCCTGGTGCGCGCCTCGGCACAGCTCCTGGCGCCCCACGTGGGCCAGTACCTCTTCATCTCCAGCATCTCCGTCTACAAGGACCTGAGCCGGCCGGGCCTGGACGAGACCGCCCCCGTGGCCACCACGAGCGACCCCAGCAACGAGACCATCGGCGAGGAGAACTACGGCGCGCTCAAGGCGCTCTGTGAGCAGGAGGCGGAGGCGGCCTTCCCCGGACGCACCACCAACATCCGCCCGGGCCTCATCGTCGGCCCGGAGGACCCCACCCAGCGCTTCACCTACTGGCCCGAGCGCGTGGCGCGGGGCGGCGAGGTGCTCGCGCCCGGAGACGGCTCGGATCGGGTGCAGTTCATCGACGTGCGCGACCTGGCCGAGTGGACCCTGCTCGCGCTCGAGAACCGCGACTTCGGTGTCTTCAACGCCACCGGCCCCGCCCGGCCGCTCACCGTCCGGGAGATGCTGGAGGCGTGCAAGCAGGCCAGCCAGTCCGATGCCACCTTCACCTGGGCCGATGCCGCCTTCCTCGAGCAGCAGAAGGTGAGCGGCTGGAGCGACCTGCCCGTCTGGGTTCCCTCCACCGGGGACATGGGGGGCGTCGGCCAGGTCAGCACCGCCCGGGCGCAGGCGCGAGGACTGAAGTTCCGCCCCGTCGTGGACACCGCGCGCGACACCCTGGCCTGGTTCCGGGGGCTGACTCCGGAGCAGCAGGAGAAACTGCGCAAGCGCGGCGGCCTGTCTCCGGAGCGTGAGCGCGAGGTGCTCGCCGCGTGGCATCAGCGGCAGGAGCGGCCCGCCCAGGCCGGTTGA
- a CDS encoding aldo/keto reductase yields the protein MSLSSRVTMAPQGPEVSRLIHGVWRLLQDPQGAGVQRVLEKIQTCLDCGITTFDHADIYGGYQCEEAFGAALRAQPGLRQRMELVTKCGIMLVNPARPANRLKHYDYSRQHIIQSVEQSLRQLATDYLDVLLLHRPSPLLDPSEVAEALQTLRAQGKVRHLGVSNFTPAQFDMLSSWLPFPLVTNQVELHPLRPEPFLDGTLDQCLRQRISPMAWSPLAGGRLLTGEGPAETRVREVLASLGQKHEALPEQILYAWLLRHPARILPVLGTNDTGRITSAVRALSLNLDTQDWFSVWSAAQGTEVP from the coding sequence ATGAGCCTCTCTTCGCGCGTGACCATGGCCCCCCAGGGGCCCGAGGTGTCCCGGCTGATCCATGGCGTGTGGCGCCTGTTGCAGGATCCCCAGGGCGCCGGCGTGCAACGGGTGCTGGAGAAGATCCAGACGTGCCTGGACTGCGGCATCACCACCTTCGACCACGCCGACATCTACGGCGGCTACCAATGCGAGGAGGCGTTCGGCGCCGCGCTGCGGGCCCAGCCCGGACTGCGGCAGCGCATGGAGCTGGTGACCAAGTGCGGCATCATGCTGGTGAATCCCGCGCGGCCCGCCAACCGGCTCAAGCACTACGACTACTCCCGCCAGCACATCATCCAGTCCGTGGAGCAGTCGCTGCGCCAGCTCGCCACGGACTACCTGGACGTGCTGCTGCTGCACCGGCCCAGCCCCTTGTTGGATCCCTCGGAGGTGGCCGAGGCCCTCCAGACGCTGCGGGCCCAGGGCAAGGTGCGCCACCTGGGGGTGTCCAACTTCACGCCCGCCCAGTTCGACATGCTCTCCAGCTGGCTCCCCTTCCCGCTGGTGACCAACCAGGTGGAGCTCCACCCCCTGAGGCCCGAGCCCTTCCTGGACGGAACGCTCGATCAATGTCTGCGCCAGCGCATCAGTCCCATGGCGTGGTCTCCGCTCGCGGGAGGACGGCTGCTGACGGGCGAGGGGCCCGCGGAGACGCGAGTGCGCGAGGTGCTCGCGAGCCTGGGTCAGAAGCACGAGGCGCTCCCCGAGCAGATCCTCTACGCGTGGCTGCTGCGGCACCCCGCGCGCATACTCCCCGTGCTGGGCACCAACGACACCGGGCGCATCACCTCGGCCGTCCGCGCGCTCTCGTTGAACCTGGACACCCAGGACTGGTTCTCCGTGTGGAGCGCCGCCCAGGGCACCGAGGTGCCCTGA
- a CDS encoding NTP/NDP exchange transporter, whose amino-acid sequence MLKRFVNVKDEEISPVLVSFFYFFTLMCGYAILKPLRDEMATAKGVQGVPWLFTVTFLVMLVAVPVFSALVSRWPRRRVLPLVYRFFLLHLLLFFGVLKLGVDRDVVARVFFVWVSVYNLFVVSVFWTFMADLFVNEQGRRLFGFIAAGGTTGMLVGPFLVKLLAEPVGATNLMLITAVLLEASAQCVRRLSRQEILAPSRARSTEDPVGGGVFAGLRLLFSSPLLRGLALQMLLYAATSTFLYYQQVHIVDRGASGANARAAAFANIDFWVQVLTLVLQLGVTGRLIHRFGLGAALAVAPLLTALGFAGLALLPGMGMLISFKALRNASHYALERPGREILFTGVDRETKYKSKGFIDTVVYRGSDTVSSWLYRGLDVLGLGPMGLALSAVPVACLWLTVSVWLARYSRNHQPATEPAWGASTDAAR is encoded by the coding sequence ATGCTCAAGCGATTCGTGAACGTGAAGGACGAAGAGATCAGCCCGGTCCTCGTGTCCTTCTTCTATTTCTTCACGCTGATGTGCGGCTACGCCATCCTCAAGCCCCTCCGGGACGAGATGGCGACGGCCAAGGGCGTCCAGGGGGTGCCGTGGCTCTTCACGGTGACCTTCCTCGTGATGCTCGTGGCGGTGCCCGTCTTCTCCGCGCTCGTGTCGCGCTGGCCCCGGCGGCGCGTCCTGCCGCTCGTCTACCGCTTCTTCCTGCTCCACCTGCTGCTCTTCTTCGGGGTGCTGAAGCTGGGCGTGGACCGGGATGTGGTGGCGCGTGTCTTCTTCGTCTGGGTCAGCGTCTACAACCTCTTCGTCGTCTCCGTGTTCTGGACCTTCATGGCGGACCTGTTCGTGAACGAGCAGGGCCGGCGCTTGTTTGGCTTCATCGCCGCGGGGGGCACGACGGGCATGTTGGTGGGCCCCTTCCTCGTCAAGCTCCTGGCCGAGCCCGTGGGCGCCACCAACCTGATGCTCATCACCGCGGTGCTGCTGGAGGCCAGCGCCCAATGCGTGCGGCGGCTGTCCCGGCAGGAAATCCTCGCGCCCTCGCGCGCCCGCTCCACCGAGGACCCCGTGGGTGGAGGCGTCTTCGCCGGCTTGCGGCTGCTGTTCTCCTCCCCCCTGCTGCGAGGCCTGGCGCTGCAGATGCTCCTCTACGCCGCCACCTCCACCTTCCTCTACTACCAGCAGGTCCACATCGTGGACCGAGGGGCCTCCGGCGCCAACGCGCGCGCGGCCGCGTTCGCGAACATCGACTTCTGGGTGCAGGTGCTCACGCTCGTGCTGCAACTGGGCGTCACGGGCCGGCTCATCCATCGCTTCGGGCTGGGCGCGGCCCTGGCGGTGGCGCCCCTGCTCACCGCGCTCGGCTTCGCCGGACTGGCGCTGCTGCCCGGCATGGGCATGCTCATCTCGTTCAAGGCCTTGCGCAATGCCTCGCATTACGCGCTCGAGCGCCCCGGACGCGAAATCCTCTTCACCGGCGTGGACCGCGAGACGAAGTACAAGTCCAAGGGCTTCATCGACACGGTGGTGTACCGCGGCAGCGACACGGTGAGCTCCTGGCTGTACCGAGGCCTCGACGTGCTGGGGCTGGGGCCCATGGGACTCGCGCTGTCGGCGGTGCCCGTCGCGTGCCTGTGGCTCACCGTGTCCGTCTGGCTCGCCCGCTACTCGCGCAATCACCAGCCCGCGACGGAGCCCGCGTGGGGCGCGTCCACGGACGCGGCCCGCTGA
- a CDS encoding NUDIX hydrolase: MRSSSQSSVTDIEVIEDFSATARCDEGFLRVRRLRCQNRRADGTASKVYRVDVVDRPRLDAVAVLVYRRGESGLEVLTRMNLRPAAYFRRGKDMTVPDAASYLRVEEIVAGLLELEDKGEAGLRHRAAEEVREEAGYDVRPEEVRLLGAGFFVAPGILSEKVFPAAVDVTGRQPGVPKGDGSPLEEGTEVRWRPIRELLAMCRSGEVPDAKTELCILRLLAEQE; this comes from the coding sequence ATGCGTTCGAGCAGTCAGTCCTCGGTCACGGACATCGAGGTCATCGAGGATTTCTCGGCCACGGCGAGGTGCGACGAGGGTTTCTTGCGGGTGCGGAGGCTGCGGTGTCAGAACCGGCGCGCGGACGGGACGGCGTCCAAGGTGTACCGGGTGGACGTGGTGGACCGGCCGCGGCTGGACGCGGTGGCGGTGCTGGTGTACCGGCGGGGCGAGTCGGGGCTGGAGGTGCTCACGCGGATGAACCTGCGGCCGGCGGCGTACTTCCGGCGGGGCAAGGACATGACGGTACCGGATGCGGCCAGCTACCTGCGGGTGGAGGAGATCGTCGCGGGCCTGTTGGAACTGGAGGACAAGGGCGAGGCGGGACTGCGGCACCGGGCGGCCGAGGAGGTGCGGGAGGAGGCGGGCTATGACGTGCGGCCGGAGGAGGTGCGGCTGCTCGGGGCGGGCTTCTTCGTGGCGCCGGGCATCCTGTCGGAGAAGGTGTTTCCGGCGGCGGTGGACGTGACGGGCCGGCAGCCCGGTGTGCCCAAGGGGGACGGCTCACCCCTGGAGGAGGGCACCGAGGTGCGGTGGCGGCCCATCCGCGAGCTGCTCGCGATGTGCCGGAGCGGGGAGGTGCCGGACGCGAAGACGGAGCTGTGCATCCTGCGGCTGCTCGCCGAGCAGGAGTGA
- a CDS encoding pyruvate dehydrogenase complex E1 component subunit beta, whose product MAELMYREALNQALAEEMERDAQVFLIGEEVGRYQGAFKVSQGLLDKFGSARIIDAPISELGFTGLGVGAAMVGLRPVVEMMTWNFAILAMDQIVNNAAKLRHMSGGQLRCPIVFRGPGGAGGRLSSQHSQALESTYAHFPGLKVIAPATPADAKGMLKAAIRDDNPVVMFEGERLYALKGEVPEGEHIVPLGKADVKREGKDVTIITWSRMYYFCEEAAKQLEAEGISAEILDLRTLRPLDEEAILASVRKTNRAVIVEEGWPLAGVGAQVVDIIQSKAFDELDAPVVRVTGLDVNMSYAANLENAIQPDAPKIIAAVKKVLYREGA is encoded by the coding sequence ATGGCCGAGTTGATGTATCGCGAGGCGCTGAACCAGGCCCTCGCCGAGGAGATGGAGCGCGACGCCCAGGTCTTCCTGATTGGCGAGGAAGTGGGCCGCTATCAGGGCGCCTTCAAGGTGTCGCAGGGTCTGTTGGACAAGTTCGGGAGCGCGCGCATCATCGACGCGCCCATCTCCGAGCTGGGCTTCACGGGCCTGGGAGTCGGCGCGGCCATGGTGGGCCTGCGTCCGGTGGTGGAGATGATGACGTGGAACTTCGCCATCCTGGCGATGGACCAGATCGTCAACAACGCCGCCAAGCTGCGCCACATGTCGGGCGGCCAGCTGCGCTGCCCCATTGTGTTCCGCGGCCCCGGCGGCGCGGGTGGCCGTCTGTCCAGCCAGCACAGCCAGGCGCTCGAGTCCACCTACGCCCACTTCCCGGGCCTCAAGGTGATTGCCCCCGCCACCCCGGCGGACGCCAAGGGCATGCTCAAGGCGGCCATCCGGGATGACAACCCCGTGGTCATGTTCGAGGGCGAGCGCCTCTACGCGCTCAAGGGCGAGGTGCCCGAGGGCGAGCACATCGTCCCGCTGGGCAAGGCGGATGTGAAGCGCGAGGGCAAGGACGTCACCATCATCACCTGGTCGCGCATGTACTACTTCTGCGAGGAGGCCGCGAAGCAGCTCGAGGCCGAGGGCATCTCCGCGGAGATCCTCGACCTGCGCACGCTGCGCCCCCTGGACGAGGAGGCCATCCTCGCCTCCGTGCGCAAGACGAACCGCGCCGTCATCGTGGAAGAGGGCTGGCCGCTGGCCGGCGTGGGCGCGCAGGTGGTGGACATCATCCAGTCCAAGGCGTTCGACGAGCTGGATGCGCCCGTGGTGCGCGTGACCGGCCTCGATGTGAACATGTCCTATGCGGCGAACCTCGAGAACGCGATCCAGCCGGACGCGCCGAAGATCATCGCCGCCGTGAAGAAGGTCCTCTACCGAGAGGGAGCCTGA
- the pdhA gene encoding pyruvate dehydrogenase (acetyl-transferring) E1 component subunit alpha has product MASPYSKDLLLTMYRKMYLMRRFEERTQQQYGLGKIAGFCHLYIGQEAVAIGVNEAIRPDDYMLSGYRDHAQPLARGSHPGMIMAELFGRTGGYSKGKGGSMHVFDIEHHFYGGYGIVGGQIPLAAGMAFASRYRNEDRITVCYFGDAAANQGAFHETFNMAVKWKLPVLYICENNRYGMGTAIARVSAEPEIHKRGAAYNMRHEAVDGMDALKMYEAVKDAAAYIRAGNGPVLMEANTYRFRGHSVVDPATYRSKDEVEEERKNDPIPRLMHYALGKKLAKESDFEAIEAEVKAQVDEAVKFADESPEPALDELWRDTIVEEGEEDVRPRERVLGVKVDKWPSYPSGKELKVTWDLEPRAQAEKADKAAGLKG; this is encoded by the coding sequence GTGGCCAGCCCTTACTCGAAGGACCTGCTGTTGACGATGTACCGGAAGATGTACCTCATGCGCCGCTTCGAGGAGCGCACCCAGCAGCAGTACGGCCTGGGGAAGATCGCCGGCTTCTGCCACCTGTACATCGGGCAGGAAGCGGTGGCGATCGGGGTCAACGAGGCGATCCGTCCGGATGACTACATGCTCTCGGGTTACCGCGATCACGCCCAGCCGCTGGCGCGTGGCTCGCACCCGGGAATGATCATGGCGGAGCTGTTCGGCCGCACCGGTGGCTACAGCAAGGGTAAGGGCGGCTCGATGCACGTCTTCGACATCGAGCACCACTTCTACGGGGGCTACGGCATCGTGGGCGGGCAGATTCCGCTCGCCGCGGGCATGGCCTTCGCCAGCCGCTACCGCAACGAGGACCGCATCACCGTGTGCTACTTCGGTGACGCCGCGGCCAACCAGGGCGCCTTCCACGAGACGTTCAACATGGCGGTCAAGTGGAAGCTGCCCGTGCTCTACATCTGCGAGAACAACCGCTACGGCATGGGCACGGCCATTGCCCGCGTGTCGGCGGAGCCGGAGATCCACAAGCGCGGCGCCGCCTACAACATGCGCCACGAGGCCGTGGACGGCATGGACGCGCTGAAGATGTACGAGGCGGTGAAGGACGCGGCCGCCTACATCCGCGCGGGCAACGGCCCGGTGCTCATGGAGGCCAACACCTACCGCTTCCGCGGCCACTCGGTGGTGGACCCCGCCACCTACCGCTCCAAGGACGAGGTGGAGGAGGAGCGCAAGAACGACCCCATCCCGCGCCTCATGCACTACGCCCTCGGCAAGAAGCTGGCGAAGGAGTCCGACTTCGAGGCCATCGAGGCCGAGGTGAAGGCGCAGGTGGACGAGGCGGTGAAGTTCGCCGACGAGTCGCCCGAGCCGGCGCTGGACGAGCTGTGGCGCGACACCATCGTGGAGGAGGGCGAGGAGGACGTGCGCCCCCGCGAGCGCGTGTTGGGCGTGAAGGTGGACAAGTGGCCCTCGTATCCCTCGGGCAAGGAACTCAAGGTGACTTGGGACCTGGAGCCGCGGGCACAGGCGGAGAAGGCCGACAAGGCCGCGGGGCTGAAGGGTTAG
- a CDS encoding GbsR/MarR family transcriptional regulator: MGKRAGAKRDEAAVGRFVERFALALSDDGFPRMPARVFVGLLVSEQETRTAAELAQQLRVSPAAISGAVRYLVQMGMVSREREPGQRSDHYRVSSNAWYEALARRDQMLLRFEQGLREGIDAVGVESMAGLRLEESRQFFEFVRGEMPRLLVKWREQRAAKGQG; the protein is encoded by the coding sequence ATGGGTAAGAGAGCGGGGGCGAAACGGGACGAGGCGGCCGTGGGCCGGTTCGTCGAGCGCTTCGCCCTGGCGCTGTCGGACGACGGGTTTCCCCGCATGCCCGCCCGGGTGTTCGTGGGACTGTTGGTGTCGGAGCAGGAGACGAGGACGGCGGCCGAGCTGGCCCAGCAACTCCGGGTGAGTCCCGCGGCCATCTCCGGAGCCGTGCGCTACCTGGTGCAGATGGGAATGGTGTCGCGCGAGCGCGAGCCGGGGCAACGCAGCGACCACTATCGGGTCTCCTCCAACGCCTGGTACGAGGCGCTCGCCCGGCGCGACCAGATGCTGCTGCGCTTCGAGCAGGGCTTGCGCGAGGGCATCGACGCGGTGGGCGTGGAGAGCATGGCCGGTCTCCGGTTGGAGGAGTCACGGCAGTTCTTCGAGTTCGTCCGGGGAGAGATGCCGCGCCTCTTGGTGAAATGGCGCGAGCAGCGCGCCGCGAAGGGCCAGGGCTGA